Proteins co-encoded in one Bacillota bacterium genomic window:
- a CDS encoding RHS repeat-associated core domain-containing protein encodes MTTWPEPVAWAAYTYDPVGNRLRLETDRGTLDYAYAFLNRLVRADTVQYRYDANGNLTEELTPQGWVRYTYNARNQLIRVDFPDGTWVTYAYDGFDRRVRREESDWQNANQQKTEITHFLYDGFEVLMEYAGTPGEGLAPLAEYYRAGGQLLARKMFGFHGRKAPGYEEFLRTRGGLLYYHLDALGTVQALTDRQGEVVIRYYTEAFGQLWAGVTDPYNPYALTAKEYDPRTGLYYFGARWYDPEVGRWLTPDPIRDGRNWYSYVDNNPVRYLDLWGLLKFTNPWRTEGIVQAGDTLSGIAYQAYGDASLYQESAAVNNIPDPDRIYPGQRLHLPRPPPGQEASGWGPNARPADLDVFAMTLAAVVAVEAAGPAISQALTTAATWVAVKVQTWLAPTAPSAEKAGKLLWGTWKDYPKVVVAGREYAQVGEPLYTQHAVERMMPRGLATQGRSISPNPVDYVIRNTTTVTRVIEGLQRILSAIMSRLEGDVPKRSDRHFSRPKHG; translated from the coding sequence TTGACGACCTGGCCCGAACCCGTGGCCTGGGCGGCGTACACCTACGACCCGGTGGGCAACCGCCTGCGTCTAGAGACGGATCGAGGTACGCTGGACTACGCCTACGCCTTCCTCAACCGCCTGGTGCGGGCGGACACCGTGCAGTACCGCTACGACGCCAACGGCAACCTCACCGAAGAGCTCACGCCTCAGGGATGGGTCCGCTACACCTACAACGCCCGAAACCAGCTGATCCGCGTCGACTTCCCGGACGGAACGTGGGTGACGTACGCTTACGACGGCTTCGACCGGCGGGTGCGGCGCGAGGAGAGCGACTGGCAGAACGCAAACCAGCAGAAGACCGAGATCACCCATTTCCTTTACGACGGCTTCGAGGTCTTGATGGAGTATGCCGGCACGCCGGGCGAGGGCCTCGCCCCGCTGGCGGAGTATTACCGGGCGGGCGGCCAGCTCCTCGCCCGGAAGATGTTCGGCTTTCACGGGCGCAAGGCGCCGGGGTACGAGGAGTTTTTGCGCACCCGGGGCGGGCTGTTGTACTATCATCTCGACGCCCTGGGGACAGTCCAGGCCCTCACGGACCGGCAGGGGGAGGTGGTCATCCGCTACTATACGGAGGCCTTCGGCCAGCTCTGGGCGGGGGTCACGGATCCGTACAACCCCTATGCGCTGACGGCCAAGGAGTACGACCCCAGGACCGGGCTCTATTACTTCGGGGCCCGCTGGTACGACCCGGAGGTAGGCCGGTGGCTGACCCCGGACCCCATCCGGGATGGGCGGAACTGGTACAGCTACGTGGACAACAACCCGGTCCGCTACCTCGACCTGTGGGGCCTGCTCAAGTTCACGAACCCGTGGCGCACGGAAGGGATCGTCCAGGCGGGCGACACCCTCTCGGGCATCGCATACCAGGCTTACGGGGACGCCTCCCTGTACCAAGAAAGCGCTGCCGTGAACAACATTCCGGATCCGGACCGGATCTACCCCGGCCAGCGGCTGCACCTCCCCCGGCCACCCCCGGGGCAGGAGGCGAGTGGGTGGGGCCCGAATGCCCGGCCAGCGGATCTCGACGTGTTCGCAATGACGCTGGCGGCCGTGGTAGCCGTGGAGGCGGCAGGCCCCGCGATCTCGCAGGCCCTGACCACCGCAGCCACGTGGGTGGCGGTGAAAGTTCAGACCTGGCTTGCACCCACTGCACCCAGCGCGGAAAAGGCCGGCAAGCTGCTGTGGGGTACATGGAAGGATTATCCTAAGGTCGTCGTAGCCGGGCGAGAGTACGCCCAGGTCGGCGAACCGTTATACACACAACACGCTGTAGAGCGGATGATGCCGCGCGGTCTTGCTACCCAGGGGCGGAGCATCTCACCTAACCCTGTTGATTACGTCATCAGGAATACAACGACGGTTACCAGGGTTATTGAGGGTCTCCAGCGAATCCTCTCCGCCATCATGTCGAGGCTTGAAGGTGATGTCCCAAAGAGGTCCGACAGGCATTTCTCAAGACCGAAGCATGGGTAG